In bacterium, a single window of DNA contains:
- a CDS encoding metallophosphoesterase — protein MAVCTLGGALQEALDVPPEAVALALDEETRAERRRRAAEIAARLDADAADGRLALAPFAEPVAPGGLVLRGGEALRNREIWAIGDIHGDLLALECCAAAIERAAGDRPHVVLLLGDLIDDGALSYDTMLRAMELLGDAPDRYALLAGNHDVALSYDEATGTFASDVEPGDLADDLDRMGEDEAVVAAGRAYVRLIARAPRALFLPDGTLAAHGGVPQRDLWDGLATPRDLDDALCRNDFVWCRASERARRRLPSRAMRGAEFGCEDFAEFCALASGRLGIPLGRMLRGHDHFEGRFCLYERYRTNPIVGVNALSRRLDRELFGAFARRPVVARWRAGEAIDVFPVAVPDAAVERLFGGAKDSAGAAADDGGAAAAATNASDAAASDISATAVSDDDAAFASDVAVERERGE, from the coding sequence GTGGCCGTATGCACCCTTGGCGGCGCGCTGCAGGAGGCGCTCGACGTGCCGCCCGAGGCCGTCGCCTTGGCGCTGGATGAAGAGACGCGCGCGGAACGGCGGCGGCGGGCCGCGGAGATCGCGGCGCGGCTCGACGCGGACGCCGCGGACGGACGCCTCGCGCTGGCGCCGTTCGCGGAGCCGGTCGCGCCGGGCGGCCTCGTGCTGCGCGGCGGCGAGGCGCTGCGGAACCGCGAGATCTGGGCGATCGGGGACATCCACGGCGACCTCTTGGCCCTCGAGTGCTGCGCCGCGGCGATCGAGCGCGCGGCGGGCGACCGGCCGCACGTCGTCCTGCTGCTCGGCGACCTGATCGACGACGGTGCCCTCTCCTACGACACGATGCTTCGGGCGATGGAACTGCTGGGCGACGCGCCCGACCGATACGCGCTGCTCGCCGGCAACCACGACGTCGCCCTCTCCTACGACGAGGCGACGGGGACGTTCGCGTCGGACGTCGAGCCCGGGGACTTGGCCGACGATCTCGACCGGATGGGGGAGGACGAGGCCGTCGTCGCCGCGGGGCGCGCCTATGTCCGGCTGATCGCCCGCGCGCCGCGCGCCCTCTTCCTGCCCGACGGAACGCTCGCGGCGCACGGCGGCGTGCCGCAGCGCGATCTCTGGGACGGCCTGGCGACGCCCCGCGACCTGGACGACGCGCTCTGCCGCAACGACTTCGTCTGGTGCCGGGCCAGCGAGCGCGCGCGGCGACGCCTGCCCTCGCGCGCGATGCGCGGGGCGGAGTTCGGCTGCGAGGACTTCGCCGAGTTCTGCGCCTTGGCCTCCGGCCGCCTCGGGATCCCCCTCGGGCGGATGCTGCGCGGCCACGACCACTTCGAGGGGCGCTTCTGCCTCTACGAGCGCTACCGCACGAACCCGATCGTCGGCGTCAACGCCTTGAGCCGGCGGCTCGACCGCGAGCTCTTCGGCGCGTTCGCGCGGCGTCCGGTCGTCGCGCGCTGGCGAGCGGGGGAGGCGATCGACGTCTTCCCGGTCGCCGTGCCGGACGCGGCGGTGGAACGTCTGTTCGGCGGCGCGAAAGACTCCGCGGGCGCCGCGGCCGACGACGGAGGCGCCGCCGCCGCCGCCACGAACGCCTCGGACGCCGCCGCCTCGGACATTTCCGCGACGGCCGTCTCCGACGACGACGCCGCCTTCGCCTCGGATGTCGCCGTGGAACGGGAGCGCGGAGAATGA
- a CDS encoding VWA domain-containing protein, which yields MTGQRDKVKGVVDLVFLIDATGSMAPCISALKENIGVFIDSLTAGDANNARPVKDWRGKVVGFRDYEVDAVPLVDNVFVRDAAELKAQLAALEAAGGGDEPETLLDALHVVATMPETPKDEERPDAWRRRSEAARVVVVFTDASYKPTLLRKGVVGGTFDDVRNAIENARIMLNVFAPDMKCYDELSQIQRVEYEPIPGANPQDALAQYTADQENFRTVLSQLARTVSGSAVADLEPVQ from the coding sequence ATGACGGGACAGCGGGACAAGGTCAAAGGCGTGGTGGATCTGGTCTTCTTGATCGACGCGACGGGCAGCATGGCGCCCTGCATCTCCGCGCTCAAGGAGAACATCGGCGTCTTCATCGACTCGTTGACGGCGGGCGACGCCAACAACGCGCGGCCGGTGAAGGACTGGCGCGGGAAGGTCGTGGGGTTCCGCGACTACGAGGTGGACGCCGTGCCGCTCGTGGACAACGTGTTCGTGCGGGACGCGGCCGAGCTCAAGGCCCAGCTCGCGGCGTTGGAGGCGGCCGGCGGCGGCGACGAGCCGGAGACGCTGCTCGACGCCCTGCACGTCGTGGCGACGATGCCGGAGACGCCGAAGGACGAGGAGCGGCCGGACGCGTGGCGCCGGCGCTCCGAGGCGGCGCGCGTCGTGGTCGTCTTCACCGACGCCAGCTACAAGCCGACGCTGCTGCGCAAGGGCGTGGTCGGCGGGACGTTCGACGACGTGCGCAACGCGATCGAGAACGCGCGCATCATGCTCAACGTCTTCGCCCCGGACATGAAGTGCTACGACGAGCTGTCGCAGATCCAGCGGGTGGAGTACGAGCCGATCCCCGGCGCCAACCCGCAGGACGCGCTGGCGCAGTACACGGCGGACCAGGAGAACTTCCGCACGGTCCTCTCGCAGCTTGCCCGCACCGTGTCGGGCAGCGCCGTGGCCGACCTGGAGCCGGTCCAGTGA
- a CDS encoding VWA domain-containing protein: MSARGVADVVFCLDRSGSMLPCLEAVKAHIADFVRGLGADGQRQWDLRFDFVAHYAAGKPRGGAVVGMSSAFNECVIDQLYLGQQGRLFTNDAAEFAQAIGRIEVIGDEAPLFALDTCLDFPWRDAATCHRVVVMLTDEPLEDGLCVKEQMERMPDVIQKIRDLRVMLFLVGPESAAFDQLATVERSEYEVCGKVGDGLATVDFSRVLAGIGKSVSASRMQVGQRAEVRRGLFGQASWGPASLPVNARQQR, encoded by the coding sequence GTGAGCGCGCGCGGCGTGGCCGACGTCGTCTTCTGCCTCGACCGCTCGGGATCGATGCTGCCCTGCCTCGAGGCGGTCAAGGCCCACATCGCCGACTTCGTGCGGGGGCTCGGCGCGGACGGCCAGCGGCAGTGGGACCTGCGCTTCGACTTCGTCGCCCACTACGCGGCCGGAAAGCCGCGCGGCGGCGCCGTCGTCGGCATGTCGTCGGCGTTCAACGAGTGCGTGATCGACCAGCTCTACCTCGGCCAGCAGGGGCGGCTCTTCACCAACGACGCCGCCGAGTTCGCGCAGGCGATCGGGCGGATCGAGGTGATCGGCGACGAGGCGCCGCTGTTCGCGCTCGACACCTGCCTCGACTTCCCGTGGCGCGACGCCGCGACGTGCCATCGCGTGGTCGTCATGCTCACCGACGAGCCGCTCGAGGACGGGCTGTGCGTCAAGGAGCAGATGGAGCGGATGCCCGACGTGATCCAGAAGATCCGCGATCTGCGGGTGATGCTCTTCCTCGTCGGGCCGGAGTCGGCGGCGTTCGACCAGCTGGCGACGGTGGAGCGGAGCGAATACGAGGTCTGCGGCAAGGTCGGCGACGGCCTGGCGACGGTGGACTTCAGCCGCGTGCTGGCGGGGATCGGGAAGTCGGTGTCGGCCTCGCGGATGCAGGTCGGGCAGCGCGCCGAAGTGCGGCGCGGGCTCTTCGGACAGGCGTCGTGGGGTCCCGCGAGCTTGCCGGTGAACGCCCGGCAGCAGCGTTAG
- a CDS encoding putative CRISPR-associated protein, producing the protein MKPNTLVSTVGTSLLNPFKNTPLEGAAPAELAEELRRKDPADRTCGAEINSVADMRARGLVAGDAKLHFCVSDTPSGRRVGAVLAEYFGREGAICEVHAIEGLRDDDTRLFKTVGLRNLARKLGELVRRAGDARFVAINATGGFKAQIAVAVLIGQALGVAVHYKFELFPEIIEFPPMPVSFDFELLGRFADDLCAFEDGEVVARREEDVEPALRVLLEEVPNEDGRSLWALAPIGQIYLEGFRLRHPAARSLPPNADAPAEVRLRDDHFPDGFREYLERVCRENRFVTRCHTIPYEGQRAIRDRSFRVRDGEIVAEYVDRSGFGARAAMLTTAKRPVELAVAAQFLNERYGRS; encoded by the coding sequence GTGAAGCCCAACACGCTCGTCAGCACCGTCGGCACCAGCCTGCTGAATCCTTTCAAGAACACGCCGCTCGAGGGCGCGGCGCCGGCGGAACTCGCGGAGGAGCTGCGCCGCAAGGATCCCGCCGACCGCACGTGCGGCGCCGAGATCAACTCCGTCGCGGACATGCGCGCGCGCGGCCTCGTCGCCGGGGACGCGAAGCTCCATTTCTGCGTCTCGGACACGCCGAGCGGCCGCCGCGTGGGCGCGGTGCTGGCCGAGTACTTCGGCCGTGAGGGCGCGATCTGCGAGGTCCACGCCATCGAAGGGCTGCGCGACGACGACACGCGGCTCTTCAAGACCGTCGGCCTGCGCAACCTGGCGCGCAAGCTCGGCGAGCTCGTCCGGCGGGCGGGCGACGCCCGGTTCGTCGCGATCAACGCGACGGGCGGCTTCAAGGCCCAGATCGCGGTCGCGGTGCTGATCGGCCAGGCGCTCGGGGTGGCCGTGCACTACAAGTTCGAGCTGTTCCCGGAGATCATCGAATTCCCGCCGATGCCGGTCTCGTTCGACTTCGAGCTGCTCGGCCGCTTCGCGGACGACCTCTGCGCCTTCGAAGACGGCGAAGTCGTCGCGCGGCGCGAGGAGGACGTCGAGCCGGCGCTGCGCGTGCTGCTGGAGGAGGTCCCGAACGAGGACGGCCGGTCGCTGTGGGCGCTGGCGCCGATCGGCCAGATCTACCTCGAGGGCTTCCGCCTGCGCCACCCCGCGGCCAGAAGCCTCCCGCCGAACGCCGACGCGCCGGCCGAGGTCCGCCTGCGCGACGACCACTTCCCCGACGGCTTCCGCGAGTACCTCGAGCGGGTCTGCCGCGAGAATCGGTTCGTCACCCGCTGCCACACCATCCCGTACGAGGGGCAGCGGGCGATCCGCGACCGGAGCTTCCGCGTCCGCGACGGCGAGATCGTGGCCGAGTACGTGGACCGCAGCGGCTTCGGCGCGCGGGCGGCGATGCTGACGACGGCGAAGCGCCCCGTCGAGCTGGCCGTCGCCGCGCAGTTCCTCAACGAGCGGTACGGTCGGAGCTGA
- a CDS encoding hydrogenase maturation nickel metallochaperone HypA: MTEPEGRALLRCRRCGATGPREAGPLVCPDCGAPLAYDCPRHGRLDGPECPLCAAARAERAARARLEEAIARVVSSDRTAR; encoded by the coding sequence ATGACGGAGCCCGAGGGGCGCGCCCTCCTGCGCTGCCGGCGCTGCGGGGCGACCGGCCCGCGCGAGGCCGGGCCGCTGGTCTGTCCGGACTGCGGCGCGCCGCTCGCCTACGACTGCCCGCGGCACGGCCGACTCGACGGCCCCGAGTGCCCCCTCTGCGCCGCGGCGCGCGCCGAACGGGCCGCGCGCGCGCGGCTGGAGGAAGCGATCGCGCGGGTCGTCAGCTCCGACCGTACCGCTCGTTGA
- a CDS encoding protein kinase gives MARNLREGQTIDDFTVEARLGGGYFATPFRATDKTGRRVFLKQYKVPTSLTPWYKGYIAYQAEMRRRIQSSDASRYCYEMIKFFEADSGGPCYFQAFEFLDAGKDLDTVLDVARRDPSVASWARRLTWARVFLKGLAVLHAQKIVHTDLKPPNIELLEDASIEAGYRVKLIDMDFTVLSDVKAPWHDDPGNNYVGTANYLSPEHLSGAVPTEASDVFTAALIVCEILARGGHPYAADDPKNYATAVRAHAVHPKLLERIPDADGATERLEAALFAALDPTPAARPTAADLHAALLGRPISIPAPRPLPPPRPPAPDAPPHLGGNVPLRLVMRRDGGADVVVITATIDTTLGQGRLLGAGDDARCWSSVQCRLIRHGEKWFLEPDSSARHATLLNGKTLDGTEELHPDDEISVGDEKRAIKKLPMRVEIGETVDA, from the coding sequence ATGGCTCGAAATCTGCGCGAAGGACAAACGATCGACGACTTCACGGTCGAGGCGCGTCTCGGCGGCGGCTACTTTGCGACGCCGTTCCGCGCGACCGACAAGACGGGACGCCGCGTCTTCCTCAAGCAGTACAAGGTGCCGACGTCCTTGACGCCGTGGTACAAGGGCTACATCGCGTATCAGGCGGAGATGCGGCGGCGCATCCAGTCGTCGGACGCGAGCCGCTACTGCTACGAGATGATCAAGTTCTTCGAGGCCGACTCCGGCGGCCCGTGCTACTTCCAGGCGTTCGAGTTCCTGGATGCCGGCAAGGATCTCGACACGGTACTGGATGTGGCGCGTCGGGACCCGTCGGTCGCGTCGTGGGCGCGGCGGCTTACCTGGGCCCGCGTCTTCCTCAAGGGTCTGGCCGTCCTGCACGCGCAGAAGATCGTGCATACGGACCTCAAGCCGCCGAACATCGAGCTGCTCGAGGATGCGTCGATCGAGGCCGGCTACCGCGTCAAGCTGATCGACATGGATTTCACCGTCCTTTCGGACGTCAAGGCGCCGTGGCACGACGATCCGGGCAACAACTACGTCGGCACGGCGAACTACCTCTCGCCCGAGCACCTGTCGGGCGCCGTGCCGACGGAGGCGTCGGACGTCTTCACCGCAGCGCTGATCGTCTGCGAGATCCTGGCGCGGGGCGGGCATCCCTACGCGGCGGACGACCCGAAGAACTATGCGACGGCCGTCCGCGCCCACGCCGTTCATCCGAAACTGCTCGAGCGCATCCCGGACGCCGACGGCGCGACCGAGCGGCTCGAGGCGGCGCTCTTCGCGGCGCTCGACCCGACCCCGGCGGCGCGGCCGACGGCGGCCGATCTGCACGCGGCGCTCCTCGGACGGCCGATCTCGATTCCCGCGCCGCGCCCGCTTCCGCCGCCGCGGCCGCCCGCGCCCGACGCGCCGCCGCATCTGGGCGGGAACGTGCCGCTGCGGCTGGTGATGCGGCGCGACGGCGGCGCCGACGTCGTCGTGATCACGGCGACGATCGACACCACGCTCGGCCAAGGCCGGCTCCTGGGCGCGGGCGACGACGCGCGCTGCTGGTCCTCGGTGCAGTGCCGGCTGATCCGGCACGGCGAGAAATGGTTCCTCGAGCCGGATTCGTCGGCGAGACACGCGACGCTCCTCAACGGCAAGACGCTGGACGGGACCGAGGAGCTGCACCCGGACGACGAGATCTCCGTGGGCGACGAGAAGCGCGCGATCAAGAAGCTCCCGATGCGCGTGGAGATCGGGGAGACCGTCGATGCCTGA